The following are from one region of the Paenibacillus sp. JZ16 genome:
- the fliQ gene encoding flagellar biosynthesis protein FliQ: MSAEFIIGLAGQAVYIVLQVSAPMLVLALVVGLIISIFQATTQIQEQTLAFVPKIIIVLISLLLFGPWILTTLVDFTHGILDNLYKYIG, encoded by the coding sequence GTGAGCGCTGAATTTATTATCGGTCTGGCAGGACAAGCGGTTTATATTGTGCTCCAGGTGAGCGCACCGATGCTGGTTCTCGCACTGGTTGTCGGACTTATCATCAGTATTTTTCAAGCGACAACACAAATCCAGGAACAGACGCTGGCTTTCGTACCAAAAATTATTATCGTACTTATATCATTATTGCTGTTTGGTCCTTGGATATTAACGACGTTAGTGGATTTTACCCACGGAATTTTGGACAATCTCTACAAATATATCGGATAG
- the flhF gene encoding flagellar biosynthesis protein FlhF, with amino-acid sequence MRVKRYIVDTMPEAMQHIRTDLGADAVILSTKETKVGGFLGMFTRKKIEVIAAVEQAEKSKGSAPMKSKVTPAVPSGAVPKAYQRTAEISKPGSQASMNSVNNTDSASGVQQEDDYSRFAEILSQVAASEEAVNRDKDEVGHGQQPAAPEQAAMRSDQAETAASVGSVKSDKSSRGGQEEPLSSRLGISESEQRVLEELKEMKEWIARLSRQNLEAQQLPEPLHFIRDQLLKQDLSAKLTEEWLTAAEEAWQASQMQMSEAELQNVIYKQAEAFLEGRIGGGVQPETRIVYIAGPTGVGKTTTIAKIAAEQLFRNQRKVGFITSDTYRISAVEQLRTYASILNVPMEVVQSPGDMQRALQKLQDCDLVLMDTAGRNYRNELLVSELQSLFSHSDQSETYLVLSLTSKSSDMIEIADHFSKYELDKVIFTKMDETGSYGSLFNLIDAHNLRLSYMTNGQNVPDDLLMADSERLCHLLLGEIRT; translated from the coding sequence ATGAGAGTGAAGAGGTATATCGTCGACACGATGCCTGAGGCGATGCAGCACATTCGTACGGATTTAGGTGCGGATGCCGTCATACTGAGTACGAAGGAAACCAAGGTGGGCGGATTCCTGGGTATGTTTACCCGCAAGAAGATCGAGGTAATCGCGGCAGTAGAGCAAGCGGAGAAATCCAAAGGCTCTGCTCCGATGAAGTCCAAAGTTACGCCTGCAGTACCTTCTGGTGCTGTACCCAAGGCCTATCAACGAACGGCTGAAATTTCGAAGCCCGGTTCACAAGCCTCCATGAATTCCGTGAATAACACGGATTCAGCCTCCGGCGTACAGCAGGAGGATGACTATAGTCGTTTTGCAGAGATTCTTAGCCAGGTTGCTGCTTCCGAGGAGGCCGTTAACAGGGACAAGGATGAAGTGGGTCATGGGCAACAGCCTGCAGCACCTGAACAAGCCGCGATGCGAAGCGATCAAGCGGAAACGGCTGCATCCGTTGGATCTGTGAAGTCTGATAAGTCATCTCGTGGAGGACAGGAGGAGCCATTAAGTTCCCGTTTGGGAATTAGTGAATCCGAACAAAGAGTCCTTGAAGAGCTTAAGGAAATGAAGGAATGGATCGCGCGATTGTCCAGGCAAAATCTCGAAGCGCAGCAGCTACCCGAGCCGCTGCATTTCATTCGGGATCAGCTGCTTAAGCAGGATCTTTCGGCCAAGCTGACGGAAGAGTGGCTCACTGCCGCAGAAGAAGCCTGGCAAGCCAGTCAAATGCAGATGAGCGAGGCCGAACTGCAGAACGTGATTTACAAGCAAGCCGAGGCGTTCCTTGAGGGGCGTATTGGCGGCGGTGTTCAGCCCGAGACCCGGATTGTATATATTGCCGGACCGACAGGGGTCGGCAAGACAACCACGATTGCGAAGATCGCAGCGGAGCAGCTGTTCCGTAACCAACGCAAGGTAGGTTTTATCACTTCCGATACGTATCGGATATCTGCCGTTGAACAGCTGCGCACCTATGCCTCCATTCTCAATGTGCCGATGGAAGTCGTGCAATCGCCCGGTGATATGCAGCGAGCCCTTCAGAAGCTGCAGGATTGTGATTTGGTGTTGATGGATACTGCAGGTCGGAACTATCGGAATGAGCTGCTCGTTTCCGAGCTTCAAAGCCTGTTCTCCCATTCCGATCAAAGCGAAACCTATCTTGTGCTCAGCCTGACCTCCAAGAGCAGCGATATGATCGAAATCGCGGATCATTTCAGCAAATACGAACTCGATAAGGTCATCTTCACGAAGATGGATGAGACCGGCAGCTACGGCTCCTTGTTTAATCTGATTGATGCCCATAACCTTCGCTTGTCCTATATGACCAATGGTCAAAATGTGCCGGATGATCTGCTGATGGCCGATAGCGAGCGGTTATGCCATCTGCTGCTGGGAGAGATTCGCACATGA
- the flhB gene encoding flagellar biosynthesis protein FlhB, whose amino-acid sequence MSYRYPVDLQLFAGEKTEKATPKKRQDTRKKGQVAKSMEVSGASVLLAAFFCLLIFGGYMRDRTVRLFTDIYINRLSMDVTKDNVMQLFGEYGVQILLLLAPLFISVFVVALIANYLQVGFMLTGETLKMKFSKIDPIKGFKNIFSMRSLVEFLKSVIKLTIIGYLVYTTLWAAREGLSSLSTMGPDTIFHFVADITMSLGFKIAIGLIILAVLDYMYQKYDYEKNIRMSKQDIKDEYKKMEGDPLIKGKIRERQRRMALQRMMQEVPNADVIITNPTHFAVAIKYDGSMMEAPQIIAKGQDFMALRIKEIAKEHGIITMENKPLARALYQRSEIGDSIPGDLFQAVAEVLAYVYKLKGKVK is encoded by the coding sequence ATGTCATACCGGTATCCGGTCGACTTACAGCTGTTCGCTGGCGAAAAGACGGAGAAAGCCACACCGAAGAAACGCCAGGATACACGTAAGAAAGGCCAAGTTGCCAAAAGTATGGAGGTATCGGGTGCATCGGTTTTGCTGGCCGCATTCTTTTGCTTGTTAATTTTCGGCGGGTATATGAGAGACCGCACCGTTCGACTGTTTACTGACATTTATATTAATCGGCTCTCCATGGACGTAACGAAAGACAATGTGATGCAGTTATTCGGGGAGTACGGTGTTCAAATATTGCTTCTGCTGGCTCCGTTGTTTATCTCGGTGTTCGTTGTTGCGCTGATCGCCAATTACTTGCAGGTCGGGTTTATGCTGACGGGCGAGACTTTGAAAATGAAGTTCAGTAAAATCGATCCCATCAAAGGGTTCAAGAACATATTCTCGATGCGTTCCTTGGTCGAGTTTTTGAAATCGGTCATCAAACTGACCATCATCGGCTACCTCGTGTACACCACCTTGTGGGCTGCCAGGGAAGGATTATCGTCCTTGTCGACAATGGGACCCGACACCATTTTTCATTTCGTGGCGGATATCACCATGTCACTTGGTTTTAAGATTGCCATCGGGCTGATCATTCTGGCCGTTTTGGATTACATGTATCAGAAATATGATTATGAAAAAAACATTCGAATGTCCAAACAGGACATCAAAGACGAGTACAAGAAGATGGAGGGCGATCCGCTGATCAAAGGGAAGATCAGGGAACGCCAGCGTCGGATGGCACTGCAGAGGATGATGCAGGAAGTCCCGAATGCCGACGTTATCATCACGAACCCGACCCACTTTGCAGTGGCGATCAAGTATGACGGGTCCATGATGGAAGCTCCGCAGATCATTGCGAAGGGTCAGGATTTCATGGCCTTGCGGATTAAAGAAATAGCGAAGGAACACGGAATTATAACGATGGAAAATAAGCCGCTGGCACGCGCTTTGTACCAACGGTCGGAAATCGGGGATTCGATTCCGGGAGACCTGTTCCAGGCCGTAGCGGAAGTGCTGGCCTATGTATATAAACTAAAAGGTAAAGTGAAATAA
- the flhA gene encoding flagellar biosynthesis protein FlhA: MKIKDLSVLAGVIGIVLMMILPIPAWLLDVLLIINVSLALIILLVAMNTKEALDFSIFPSLLLITTLFRVALNISTTKLILSEASAGEVVATFGKWIANGEIAVGFIVFLILVVVQFIVITKGSERVAEVAARFTLDAMPGKQMSIDADLNAGLINEQQARERRRKIEREADFYGAMDGASKFVKGDAIATIVIMLINLIGGFIIGISIHGMSFGDAMSTYSILTIGDGLVSQIPALLISTAAGLIVTRASSEGNLAEDLTGQLFSYPHLLYIVSGTVLLLGIFTPIHLITTAPIALILLIAARRMQNNLDRKQVEVEQMEEEQQIEEVRSPESVINLLQVDPIEFEFGYGLIPLADAQQGGDLLDRIIMIRRQCALELGLVVPVIRIRDNIQLKPNEYVIKIKGNAVGGGELLLNHYLAMSPGYEDDSVTGIETTEPAFGLPALWIDEAMKERADLAGYTVVDPPSVVATHLTELIKRHAHELIGRQETKALVDNIRESYPVLVDELIPSVLTIGEVQKVLAKLLREKISIRDMVTILETLADYGHYSKDPDVLTEYVRQALSRQITQQYAQEGEAMRVITVGPQLEKKIAESVQQSDQGSYLAMDPASTQSVFQKLSEQVNRIIQMGQQPVLLTSPAIRMYLRQVIERSMQDIPVLSYSELEPNVEIQSVGVVNL, translated from the coding sequence GTGAAAATAAAAGATCTATCTGTCCTTGCGGGTGTCATTGGCATCGTACTCATGATGATTCTTCCGATCCCGGCATGGCTGCTCGATGTACTCCTGATTATCAATGTCTCGCTGGCGCTTATTATTTTGCTGGTGGCCATGAATACGAAGGAAGCCTTGGACTTCTCCATCTTCCCTTCCTTATTGCTCATCACGACACTGTTTCGTGTAGCGCTTAACATTTCGACAACGAAGTTGATCCTGTCGGAAGCTAGTGCGGGCGAGGTTGTAGCCACGTTTGGTAAGTGGATAGCGAATGGCGAAATTGCGGTTGGATTCATCGTCTTTTTGATCCTCGTTGTCGTACAGTTCATCGTCATTACCAAAGGCTCGGAGCGGGTAGCAGAGGTTGCGGCAAGATTTACGCTCGATGCGATGCCTGGTAAACAGATGAGTATTGATGCGGATCTGAACGCAGGTTTGATCAATGAGCAGCAAGCCAGGGAGCGGAGAAGAAAAATCGAGCGAGAAGCCGACTTTTACGGGGCTATGGATGGTGCAAGTAAATTCGTTAAGGGTGACGCCATCGCTACGATTGTCATCATGCTGATCAACCTGATCGGCGGATTTATCATCGGGATCTCGATTCACGGAATGTCATTCGGAGACGCGATGAGCACATACTCCATCCTGACGATCGGGGACGGATTGGTCAGTCAGATTCCGGCGCTTTTGATTTCCACTGCAGCGGGGCTGATTGTTACAAGAGCTTCTTCGGAAGGGAACCTGGCGGAGGATCTGACAGGGCAGCTCTTCTCATACCCTCATCTATTGTACATTGTTTCAGGTACCGTTCTGTTGCTAGGGATTTTCACACCCATTCACCTGATTACGACCGCACCGATTGCACTCATCTTACTTATTGCGGCACGGAGGATGCAGAACAATCTGGATCGCAAGCAGGTCGAGGTGGAGCAGATGGAGGAGGAACAGCAAATCGAAGAGGTTCGAAGTCCGGAAAGTGTGATCAACCTGCTTCAGGTTGACCCGATCGAATTCGAATTCGGGTATGGGTTGATTCCGCTCGCAGATGCGCAGCAGGGCGGAGATTTATTGGACCGGATCATTATGATTCGGAGACAATGCGCACTTGAGCTGGGACTTGTCGTACCGGTTATCCGAATTCGCGACAATATTCAACTAAAACCGAATGAATATGTCATAAAAATAAAAGGGAATGCTGTCGGCGGCGGTGAATTATTATTAAATCACTACCTCGCCATGAGCCCTGGGTACGAGGATGATTCCGTAACGGGCATCGAAACGACCGAACCGGCCTTCGGGCTCCCTGCGCTTTGGATAGATGAAGCCATGAAAGAGCGGGCGGATCTTGCCGGATATACCGTAGTCGATCCACCGTCCGTTGTGGCTACCCATTTGACCGAGTTGATTAAGAGACATGCCCATGAGCTGATTGGACGCCAGGAGACCAAGGCATTGGTTGATAACATCAGAGAAAGCTATCCGGTCCTTGTGGACGAGCTCATTCCTTCCGTGTTGACCATTGGAGAGGTGCAGAAGGTATTAGCTAAGCTTCTCCGCGAAAAAATCTCGATCCGGGACATGGTCACGATTCTCGAGACCCTTGCGGACTATGGACATTACTCGAAAGATCCCGATGTCCTTACCGAATATGTAAGACAAGCTCTCTCGCGGCAGATTACCCAGCAATATGCTCAAGAGGGAGAGGCTATGCGGGTCATCACGGTTGGACCGCAGCTTGAGAAGAAGATCGCCGAAAGCGTCCAGCAGAGCGACCAAGGAAGTTATCTTGCCATGGACCCGGCATCGACACAGAGCGTGTTTCAGAAGCTCAGTGAACAGGTTAACCGGATCATTCAGATGGGGCAGCAGCCTGTTCTGCTTACCTCACCGGCCATAAGAATGTATTTAAGGCAGGTCATTGAACGAAGCATGCAGGATATTCCGGTGTTGTCTTATAGTGAGCTGGAGCCGAACGTCGAAATTCAAAGTGTCGGAGTGGTGAACTTATGA
- the fliR gene encoding flagellar biosynthetic protein FliR, giving the protein MEWLQQSLPVFMLIFCRITAFFVISPVFTSRGIPPSYKIGLSAIIALIVYFSFGLGEVVPQDLSYVILIVQEVLVGLLLGFTAYLIMTVVQTAGALIDIQIGFSMANVIDPFTGTSSPLIGNFKYYLALLVFLSMNGHHYLFDAIMYSYDWIPITGDVFGKIHDGNVTDFLVRTFSHSFVLALQMAAPLVAALFLTDVGLGFLARTAPQFNVFVIGIIVKIIVGLVLLMLLMPMLVSLFDHLFAKMFEALRQLLGVLGDGPT; this is encoded by the coding sequence ATGGAATGGTTGCAGCAAAGTTTACCTGTTTTTATGCTTATATTTTGTCGAATAACAGCTTTTTTTGTAATATCGCCAGTGTTTACTTCACGCGGTATACCCCCTTCTTACAAAATAGGCCTTTCGGCCATCATCGCCCTGATCGTATATTTTTCGTTCGGGCTCGGAGAAGTGGTTCCGCAAGATCTGTCTTACGTCATATTAATTGTCCAGGAAGTATTGGTTGGACTGCTGCTTGGTTTCACTGCTTATCTTATTATGACCGTCGTTCAAACGGCAGGCGCATTAATTGACATTCAGATCGGGTTCAGCATGGCAAATGTCATCGATCCTTTTACAGGGACTTCCAGCCCATTAATCGGTAACTTCAAGTATTATCTTGCCCTACTGGTATTTCTGAGCATGAATGGCCATCACTACCTGTTTGATGCGATTATGTACAGCTATGATTGGATTCCGATTACGGGGGATGTGTTTGGGAAGATTCATGACGGTAATGTGACGGATTTTCTCGTACGGACATTCTCGCACTCTTTTGTATTGGCACTTCAAATGGCCGCTCCGCTGGTAGCCGCTTTGTTCCTGACCGATGTCGGGCTTGGCTTTCTAGCAAGGACGGCGCCGCAGTTCAATGTATTTGTTATCGGTATAATCGTCAAAATCATCGTTGGACTCGTGCTGCTGATGCTGCTCATGCCAATGCTGGTGTCACTATTTGATCATCTGTTTGCCAAAATGTTTGAAGCACTCCGGCAGCTACTCGGCGTTCTTGGCGACGGGCCGACTTAA